The DNA window CATCATGCACCAGCACACGTAATCCAGGCGAACACACACACGTGAGTCGGTGAGTACTAAAATAAGATTGAACACAAGCTTCAGCTTCACCATTACATATCCATAgccgaaatttaaattttgaaatttaatttaaagttgattttaatatttttattatagtttaaTTTTCAGCATTGGCCTTTAAATCAGTAGtaatacatatttaaaaattcacgtatagattttttttctgctaaTAAGCCTTAGGGTTTATAATAAGCAATTTAGCAACAGCTACACTAATggtcaaaagaaagaaaaaagtaaCTTCTAGCAGAACAAGAATTTAGTCCTATTCAAATAATACCGCAAAAATTTTAGAGtaacaattaatgccaaaactAATCATCAAGTATATCAAGAATGTTTCCCGAATAAAAAACCTTTAGTAGTAAAAACATTACACGATAGCTTTATCGTGTAGGCGTTCACAATAATATTATGTCTGAACTGAATCAAACTTTTTCCTTGCCCTGTGTTGATTACTGAGAATATGGATCTAACCACAATGCTCTTCCTCCATAGTTCATGGTGGCTACTGGCTACCCTTGGTTAGGTTAATTTCAAAACGAATCAAGGTCTTTCCATAGCCTCTGGTCTAAATTATTGGATCCCACTGCATCAAAATTATAACTTTGATAAAACCTATACTTTAAAATCTATTTTCTGTCTGCATATATAATATGCTTCGTAAAAAAACCCTTTAATTACAATGAAAGATACAACACAGTAGGTGTGTGTAGTGTGAAAAATATTTCTATGGAAGAGAAACCCTAatataatactccatccatcccaaaatataaggcgcCCACGCATTTCAAGATTCcagcttcaaaatattttgaccaacatttagtacaatataaatttaattttacttactaaaaattatatcattggattgacatttCAATTTCCTtttatatggttataattttgttactacaaaccttataatatatgagaaattataagataAATATTAGTTTTGTAGATCGTGCCAAATTTaaccatgccttatattatgggatagagggagtatgttctATTTGTTGTACAAACATCGATACTTAAGTCTAAGGGCTCCTTTGATTTGGCccaaaaacatagaaattttgaagaacttcaactctataggaaaatttccaaTGGAGGCATTTGAAACAAAGGTTGAATCCTATTCTTTGAAagtcctatggaatggacaaccctatataaattttgtaggaAATTTAGTAAGAGCTCTAACTTCTTGGAAATTTTTCTTTGTgcctatctctctcatctaattcttatgtttttaaaatttagtaagagctCTAACTTCTTGGAAATTTTTCTTTGAgcctatctctctcatctaattcttatgtttttcctatgttcCAATCAAAcagtaatttttatatttttttatatttatgttttcctatttctctttttttcattcctataaTTTAAAGAGACCTTACATGAAACTCTTTCCTTGTCCCATCCCAATTACTAAAAATTTCCCCAGATGTAACCACAAATCCACAATGCTCTTCCCCATATTGACACAGCTATGATAGGCTCAAAATAAATCTAAGGTTTCATGGATCTGGCGGCAACGTGCTGTTCGCTAGCTCACCCACCGCAGCTCAAGAAGACCTGCATTCCTCCTCCCCCAAATACCCCCATCAAAAATATCCTACCAGTATTCTGTATTCCCCCAtgcctctcttctcttctgacTTGATTTGTTTATTACTGACGATAATCTTGACTTCTCTGCCTCCAAATCCGATTCTCCACACATGCAAAAGAAATTGCATATTGCATATTGCATATTGCAGCCTTGCACTTGCAGTTGCAGGgcagctgctgctactactacaccCTGTCActcactcacacacacacagtgGCAGTGCACACTACAGTAcatgctgcagcctgcagctgcCTATACACTCACTATCACTTTTGCAAGAGTGTACTACTCCATCTAATAATTGCATCCTTCTCCTCTACATTTCTGATTgatttcttttctctcctttgATTTGTTGTTTGTTGCTTCTTGTGCTCCTCCCTCCAaagatcaccaccaccaccaccaccaaccaccCACACCACCttcctttctctcctccctctaatcttctccccctctccccaccaAGAAAAATCCAGGCTTTGTATTAGGGACCAGATTAAGCAGAGAACCACCACCTTTTGCCTTTTTGCAGTTTGCTGTTTTCACCTCCtcaaagagaagaagaagatactCCAAATTCTTCACCCCCCACACAACACACATTGTTTCTTCCCAAAAATCCAATCTTTTGGTTTTGGGCCCAATTTGTCCTCCTCTTAAATCCCACTTTTCCATCACTCCATTCTGTCATaaatcctctcctcttcccctctcaaAGTTCCAGCTTTTCCCACTAAGAAAATCCAATCTTGGCCACTCCATTTATTCGCTGAGCAAATTTGCAGCCTTTTTTGCGCCCAATTCCATGAGGAGATGGAGAAGTAGATTTTAGCGCAAAAAAAATcaggttttttttggcacccGATTTTGGTTGGGAGAGCTCGCCGGAGATCCGCCATTTGAGGTAAGGCGAGGAGCTCTCTCTCCCATGTCGGACTCGGAGCTGTCGCAGAGCACGGTGGTGTTCGGGCTCCACCTGTGGGAGCTCgtcggcatcggcgtcggcgcggcgttcgtgctcctcctcgtcctcctctcgCTGCTCTGCCTcgtcgcctcccgccgccgccgccggcggcgaggggtcgCCGTGGCGACCCCCGTGCTCCAcctcaccaccgccgtcgcgccgccaaAGCACCCCGGCAAGCCGCCCAAGGACATCCAGGAGGTGCCctcccgcgccgcggcggccgcggcggccgcggcgcccaAGGCGCAGCCGGCGCAGGTAatccaggcgccgccgccgccggcggaatCCATCCAGATCGAGACGGGCAAGGAGCACCGCATCACGTTCCGGgagcagccgcagcagccgccgccgccgccctaccaCCAGCGGAGCGGGGGGCCCTCGTCGCGCGGCGGGAGCGGGgagagccgcggcggcggcggtggcggcggcggcggcggcgcggagcccGGCGTGCCCGAGGTGTCCCACCTCGGGTGGGGCCACTGGTACACGCTCAAGGAGCTGGAGGACGCGACGGCCATGTTCGCCGACGAGAAGGTGATCGGCGAGGGCGGCTACGGCATCGTGTACCACGGCGTGCTCGAGGACAGCACGCAGGTCGCCGTCAAGAACCTGCTCAACAACAGGTACTACCTACCACTCTtaccacctgctgctgctgctgcttcccatGAACTCAAGCATAATAGGGCAAATGCAGCAGAGTGCGTGTCGAATTGGGTCTCTTTTTTAAGAATGCGTAGGTTCAAGGTTAAGCATTAAGGAAAGGCTTGCTTAGTTTCGTGAGGGCATTAAGCATTACTTGAATGGAGATGTTGACAATTGTAGATGGTGACATTTCTGCTGAGAACTTGGGTAGTAGAGACGATCATGTCATGTTCCGCACTGAACATTTTCTTATGGTTCACATGCTCTGTGTGGAAGCTGTCGATTTTAGAGGCCGAAATATATGTCGCGTGTGACGTGTGTTGGTTCGTTCTAGTGCTCTCTCTCTGTTGCCAAATTTAGTAAAATTTTGATGCTTGCTTTGTTAGGGGGCAGGCAGAGAGGGAGTTCAAGGTTGAGGTGGAAGCGATTGGGCGGGTGCGGCACAAGAACCTGGTTCGGCTGCTGGGATACTGCGCCGAGGGCAACCAAAGGTACCTTGTTGTATAGCATTAGTGCTTATTGAAATCAATGAATTCTATGACTGAGTAGCTTGCAATGTATAATATTTTCTATACAAATCCTTTTCAGGATGCTTGTGTACGAGTATGTCAATAATGGAAACTTAGAGCAATGGCTCCATGGTGATGTTGGTCCCGTAAGCCCTCTTACATGGGATATGAGAATGAAGATTATACTAGGAACCGCAAAAGGGTATGCATCTTTCAGCTCATTACCATAGACTATAGACATATTGGTAACATTATTTACATTGTGCAGCTTAATGTATCTGCATGAGGGACTTGAGCCAAAGGTGGTTCATCGTGATGTCAAGTCGAGCAACATCCTCCTTGACAAGACCTGGAATGCTAAGCTTTCTGATTTTGGGCTAGCAAAGCTTTTGGGCTCAGAGAGGAGTTATGTAACGACCAGAGTTATGGGGACATTTGGGTTAGAAATTAGCACCCTTATAATGTGATAATTGTACGGGACACATGAATATTGTGCTTATGCATCTTTTGTTCTTTGCAGGTACGTAGCTCCAGAGTATGCTGGTACTGGCATGTTAAATGAAACTAGTGATGTCTATAGTTTTGGAATTCTTATCATGGAAATAATATCTGGTCGGGTACCAGTGGATTACAACAGACCACCAGGGGAGGTTAGTTATTGTTTGCCTTGTTATAAGGATTCTAAATTAAGATCTTGTCAAATGCATCTATGAAATCAGCACATTAATCCTTTCAGGTTAATCTTGTTGAATGGCTGAAGACAATGGTGAGCAACCGAAACTCTGAAGGGGTTTTGGATCCAAAGATGACTGAGAAGCCTACTTCTAGGGCACTGAAGAAGGCTTTGTTAGTAGCTCTGCGATGTGTAGACCCAGAAGCCCGTAAGAGGCCAAAGATTGGGCATGTCATTCACATGCTTGAAGTTGATGATTTTCCCTACAGAGATGTAAGTTAACGTGGCATGTGGCTCCTTTTGTCTTATGTTCAGTACCTATCATTTTATATATTGAAAATCGTGAGCATCATTTGCAATGCTTGTGCGGCCCCTAATTCCTCTTGCACAGTTATTTCCAAGGAGAAATGACATCGTAGTGAGCATGTTGAGTTCTGTACACACTATTTAGTTTTAGATTATTATACCAACCCAATTTTGTTTTTCACATATTTTTGAAGGTCACCTTTTGGTTCATTGCTGTATTGGTGACTGTTTTTCTTGGACAACGGAGAACATGGTTCCAAAATCTTCATTCTCCAATTTTGAGATGCCCTATCATTCTCCCTGTAAATTGTGCATATGAATGCCATGTTCCAAGTCAGTCTTTAAGAAACGACCAAAATGTATTTATTATAATGTGCTTAAATTccatttttaatcttttttgaaaaacaaaagacaGGAGCTTTGCCTATATATTAATAGAGCAGGGAAAAGTTTCATTTTTAGTTGTTATAGCACTGAAATCTTGTAAATTATAAAGATACCTTGTTGTGACTCCTTTTGCCAGGAACGTCGCGGTGGCAAAGCTCCAGGTCAAGTGAAATCGGGAGAAATACCGCCAGTTGAAGCTGGTTATAGCAGTGGGAACAATACGCCAAAAGAAACACCGAAAGGTCAACCGAAAGATGAACCTTTCAAGTGGAGAAATCAAGCGGCGGCCTAGCTATTAGCAAGATGGTGATTCTTCTGAATTCAGTAAGACGACGATTTTTCTGAATTCTTACACCTGATCAAGAAACCGAACGCCGCAAACTTGCAAACAGCTCATTTGCTGCTCGTTAGTAGGGTTGGGGCGCGGAAACATGGAGCGCGCCGAGATCGTGAGAGCATCTGTACATTATTGGGTTAGTATGTTAGCCATAGCGATTTTTTGGTTGGTTTATTTGGTTATATTTATGTACTAAGTGATAATTCTTGTATGACAAATTCATGTTACTCTTGAGGTAAAAGTTGATGAGCGGTGCTTAGATAAAACCTTCCATGTAGCAATATATCCCCCAAATGCCAGTTTGCTCATCAGTCATCATACAATGCTCAGTTTCTTATACTTTTGAGATCCATACTTGTCACCTAAATTGTGACGATTCAATATACCAGACTGAATCCTCAGGTGTGTGCCCACATTTCTTTTTCCTGTATGTAACAAAATGAAATGAGCAGCACTACAGTAGTCTGAATTTTGCTGTTTCATCAACctggagaagaaaaggaaaggctTGGTTGTCACATGATGGAGCCTCAATGACCTACCTCTGGACACTGATAGCACACACAATCACTCATTATTTAGCAAAGCTTGATAAGCCAGCAAGCTTAATTAAGTAGCCACTGATTGATTGTCCCCCCTGCTACTCAGATCTTCTCCAGAGACTCCAGAGTGGCATCCAGCTCCAGGCAAGCTCACCAGCAGCAAGCAAGAACCCAGACAGACATGCAGTGCCTACTACTCCTAGTACTccctcgtcccaaaataaatatagttttgtattgtttatatcaaacatttgaccgttcatcttatttgatttttttaatgattagtaatttttattagatgataaaatataaataattctttatgtgtgactaattattttaaattattttataatttttttaaataaaatgaacggttaaacattgGAAATGCACAGCTACACTTATTATGTAACGGAGGCAGTAGTACTACCTGACTGGAAATGCAGGTGACAGTCGGTTAACAGATGGCATCCGGGGGCAAGTAGTATTAGCGTGCAGTAATCCGGATTAGTAGCAGATGTGATGTGACACGAGGCGACAGCGACCAACAAACGGACCAGGCTAGGCTACGTTGGATGGTTTTTGCGGATGATGAAAAGGATCTGGATGGACGGTAGGCTGGTGGTGGATAGtggtagcagtagcagtagcagtagtaaGCTGGGGCCCTAGTGAAAGCTCAGCTTCGCCTACGCCTCCGGTGGCGTTGGCCGTACCGTCCGTGATGCCATCTTTCCCTCGTgtggccgccggccggcgccgacggcgagggggaGTTGCTTTCCGGCCATCTGTTGCTGCATTATTCCTCTTTGTCGTGTTCCTCTCTAGCTCGAGACTGAGGCCGAGTTCGTTTCAGCTTTTTGAAACACTACTTCCTTGTTCTCAAACGAACATACTTcctaaactactaaatgatatcttttaagataaataaatataaattttaaatttatatactcgggtaattatttttatatttttaaaagaaagaattaTTTTAGTGTCGGGTACTTAGGTTGTACTGACACTTCAGTGCTGCAGCTTGTAAAAGTCTGAATAACAGAGCGGTTTTCCATGGTTTGTGAATAATGAATGAATAGTATTTGCTTTTAAAACCCAGTTGTTCCTCAAACCATCATTGAAATGTCCGtggttttttttcaacaaaaaaatatatttcttccAAATATGAAGCTACTAGCTATCCAGTTTAGAGCTTGTCGGTACAGTGGTACGCTTGCTTGATCTAAGCAATGCAAccaattttagtttgtttttagATTGGTACTATAGCTTCGGCCCAacttctccaaaaaaaaaaaggaataagtttaccggaggtccctcaacttaacaacgaTATTTTTTTGAGATCatttaaccacaaaaccagaaatgtgtaccccaaAACTCAATCAAACCGTGCACTCAAGATCCTATGGTAGTATATATGGGtgatttcgctgacgtggcatcctagtcagcaaaaaaaattaaaaagtatgtggggcccacatgtcagctgcatattttattttcttctccttctcctctcttctcatcTTCAGTGAAGGAGGTCAGCGGTGGGCGGAGCGGCAATGGGCGAGCGTGGATGTGGGTGGTGAGCGGAGCGATGGTGCGCGAGCGCGGGAGCAGAGCAGCGGCGGTCGAGCGCAGCGACGGGCAGAGCAGCGGTGGGCAagcgcggcagcggagcggcggcgggctacGGGCGTGCACGACGGCGAGTAGAGCAGCGgggggcgagcgcggcgacggtGAACTACATCTCCAAGAGGGGGGGTGGAGGAGGCCACCGATGCCGTGTGGTGCACGGCCACCCCGACCGCAACCCATCCTTGTCATGGTCCTCCCCTTCATCGACAAGCCTCCTGAAGTCGAGGTCCATCTCGAGGAGCTCCCCTGTgctcggccaccaccaccgccgtgccTCCGCGAGTGGCTCATGATGCTAGGAGCGGCACCACCagcgggagaaggggaagaggcagAGAAGGAGATGATTTCTTGGTCACCGACTGCCTCCCTCGCGTGCAGGCTGGGCGAGCTCGGAcgggctcgccggccgcctccccctccctcccaatcCGCTTCGCCCACCGCCTGCATCCACGCTCGCccatcgccggcctccctcactgaagatgagaagagataagagagaaaagagaaggagaagaataGAGAATGTgcagctaacatgtgggccccatgtactttttaaatttttttgctgactatgttgccacgtcagtgaaaccacccatatatactgccataggacctTGAGTGCgtggtttgtgtgagtttatGGGTACACATttatggttttgtggttaagggacctcaaaaaatctcgttgttaagttgagggacctccggtgaacttattcatCAAAAAAAGATCACTAGGTCCAACAAATCTGACAGACAGACCTTGCAAAGGCCCATTAAAGCACAATTAACTGGGCCTGAAAAGCCCAGCCCGTCCACTCTGACGATTCTACCCCTCTAACCCTACACCGGCCAGCGACTATATAAAAGCGGACCCGTCTCGAGCCGCTAGGGTTCTTCGATTtctccctcgcgccgccgcctcctcctcaccctcccCGCCCCAGGCGCGCCCTACGCTTGGAGCTCGTCCGATCCGCTCGGCGCCCGCCATGGTAAGCGCGCGAAGCTCTGAATCCATCCTCTGTTCCTCGCGGTCTCGCGTGCGTGCCGTGCTGCTTGCTGGTTGATGCTAATCTCCTCACTCGCGTTTCGCCTGTTTGTTGTTGCAGATCATCCCGAAGAAGAACCGCAATGAGATCTGCAAGTACCTCTTCCAAGGTCAGTGGTTCTTGGTCCCTATTTGCACCTCGTAATCGTACTAGAGGCGTAGAGCCGCCGCCATGTTTAGTGGAGATTGTTGTTTTAGGTTTGCAAAACGAGGAGATTCGTGTTGCTCCGTACAGGAGCACGGTTCTTAGTGCAGGAACTGCCCTCTTGTTAAAAGGAGAAGCTTGGTTTAGATGTAGGATTTGATATGCTAGTGATAATTTTTCATTCTAGGAACCCAATGAACTATTGGTTATATACTAGCGAAATCTGTGCACCCATGAACATCAACTTAAATTGGTTGTTTCGGTCCTGGTGTTGCGAAATCTGTGTataaaaatttcaagaaaaatgatATCGCTGTTCGTGTATGTTAGTACAGCGTTCGCATGCCAAGAGGCTCAAACTGAAAGTGATTGTAGGTTCTGGTTTTAACTTGGTGTATACTGCTGTTGCAGAGGGAGTGCTGTATGCCAAGAAGGACTACAACCTGGCAAAGCACCCGCAGATCGATGTGCCGAACCTGCAGGTGATCAAGCTCATGCAGAGCTTCAAGTCCAAGGAGTACGTCAGGGAGACCTTCTCCTGGCAGTACTACTACTGGTACCTCACCAACGATGGCATTGAGCACCTGCGCAACTACCTTAACCTGCCATCTGAGATTGTGCCTGCTACACTCAAGAAGTCTGCCAGGCCACCTGGCCGCCCATTCGGTTCTGGCCCACCTGGCGACCGCCCAAGGTATACATATTCTCGTAAATGCAAATTGGCATATACTATAATGTGCTTAGTAA is part of the Oryza glaberrima chromosome 4, OglaRS2, whole genome shotgun sequence genome and encodes:
- the LOC127770301 gene encoding probable serine/threonine-protein kinase At1g01540 — protein: MSDSELSQSTVVFGLHLWELVGIGVGAAFVLLLVLLSLLCLVASRRRRRRRGVAVATPVLHLTTAVAPPKHPGKPPKDIQEVPSRAAAAAAAAAPKAQPAQVIQAPPPPAESIQIETGKEHRITFREQPQQPPPPPYHQRSGGPSSRGGSGESRGGGGGGGGGGAEPGVPEVSHLGWGHWYTLKELEDATAMFADEKVIGEGGYGIVYHGVLEDSTQVAVKNLLNNRGQAEREFKVEVEAIGRVRHKNLVRLLGYCAEGNQRMLVYEYVNNGNLEQWLHGDVGPVSPLTWDMRMKIILGTAKGLMYLHEGLEPKVVHRDVKSSNILLDKTWNAKLSDFGLAKLLGSERSYVTTRVMGTFGYVAPEYAGTGMLNETSDVYSFGILIMEIISGRVPVDYNRPPGEVNLVEWLKTMVSNRNSEGVLDPKMTEKPTSRALKKALLVALRCVDPEARKRPKIGHVIHMLEVDDFPYRDERRGGKAPGQVKSGEIPPVEAGYSSGNNTPKETPKGQPKDEPFKWRNQAAA
- the LOC127770306 gene encoding 40S ribosomal protein S10-1, whose translation is MIIPKKNRNEICKYLFQEGVLYAKKDYNLAKHPQIDVPNLQVIKLMQSFKSKEYVRETFSWQYYYWYLTNDGIEHLRNYLNLPSEIVPATLKKSARPPGRPFGSGPPGDRPRGPPRFEGDRPRFGDRDGYRGGPRGAPGDFGGEKGGAPAEFQPSFRSSGGRPGFGRGGGGGFGAGPTSSSME